TGCCCGGCGGGCGAAGCTCCCGGTCCGCACGATGCAGGCGGCGTACGACGCCCTGACCGAGGAGATCATCGACCTCGTGAAAGCGAAGAACCGCGTCACGCTCACGGGCTTCGGGCGCTTCTATCAGCAGCCCCACAAAGGGCATCTGGCGCAGGCCAGCCCGGGGGAGAAGGGCAGTTCGACCACCCGTGTTCCCGACTACGTCGTCCTCAAGTTCTCGGCGACGCGCGATGCCAACAGAAGGCTGTCGATGACGGACGAGGAGGCGGCGGCGGAACTGCTGCAGAAGCGCCGCCCTGTGCAGAGAAAGACGGCTGCGGCAGGAGGCCAGGAAGGCTGAGGAGCAGCGTCGCTCTGATTCGCCACACCGGGCATGCGACCCTTGCTCCGGCGCTCGCCGCACTGCTAACCTGAGTGTGCGCTGAGAGCGATGGCCGCAGGAAGCGCACGTGGGTGGTTTGGGGGAATCGCTCGCTGGGGATTTGTGTACAAATCGAAGGGACCAGCGATGCAGACCTCCACGCGAGATCAGTGGATCATCGACAGCATTCCGCTTGTGGGATATCTGGCCCGTACGGTCTCGGGTCCGGTGTCGTCGCCCCACCGCGAAGCTCTGACGACGGCAGGCGCGCTCGCGCTGGTCGGTGCGGCGGACTCCTTCGATCCCGCACGCGACGCCTCCTTCACAGCGCACGCGCAGTCCCGCATCCTCGCTGCCTTCGCCACGGTCGCACGGGATGCGGAAGTCGCATCACTCGAGCTCCGGATGCCCGCGGCCGCGACGCCGGGAGCTGCTGATGTCCTCGGCGCGACGCTGGGGCGGCCGCTGACGGTCACCGAGGTGGCGATGGTGCTGGGCGTCGACGCGGTGGCTCTCCGCGAGCCCACGGATGACTCCGGCCGCGTCACCGTCTCGTTCGAGGACGATGCGGCGCGTCAACTCCTCGTCAGCGGCATGATCTCACCGGAGGTGGCTGCGGAACTGGATGCCGCCGAAGGGCGGCTTCGCGGCGCTCTCGATGCTCTTCCCGAGCGGCTGGCACACGTCATGCGGGGCCTCTACTTCGAGGGCCGTACGGCGGCGAGTCTCGCGGAGGAGCGGGGCGTGGGAATCGCGGACGTGCTGCAGGAGCGCGCGCAGGCGTTGCGGGTGCTCCGCGGCACGGTGGCGGCGCGTTCGGATGACGACGCCGCAGTGCAGCTCGACGGGGAAGCAGCCCCTGTCGCGCCCGCCAAGGAGGCGCACTACAGCCAGATCGCTCAGCGCGGTCGGCACCTGGCGCAGTCGCTGTTCCCGCAGCGTTCGCCGGCGTAGCGGCCGCTGCGCAGCCTCGTCGCTCAGGCGAGATTCTTGAGAGCTTCTCTGCGCGAAAGCGGGGAGAGGTCGGGGTGCTGTGCGACGAACGTGCGCACCCATGCGGGATCGGTCTTGGCGTACTCTCGCAGCGCCCAACCGATCGCTTTGCGAAGGAAGAACTCGCTCTCGCGGATGTTCGCCTCGATGGTGTCGGTCAGCAGAGCCCTGTCGGTGCGGGACTTTCGTCCCAGCTGCGAGATGATCGCCGCGCGTCGCATCCAGAAGTCAGCGTCATCCGCCCAGACGCGCATCTCCACAGCCATCACGTCCGGGTGTGCGTCGAGCAGCTCCGCCAGTCGGTGGGCGGTCTCATCGACGTGATCCCACCAGCCACCCGCGCGGATCATCTCCTCGTGCACCGGCAGCAGGTCGAGGTCTCCGCGCAGTGACCGCGCGGCCAGAAGTGCCTGCGCGGCGTAGCGCTCCTCGCGATGCGTGGCCGTGCGCCACAGCGACAGGGCGGCGCCGCGCAGCACCTGCGCATCCGCGTGCCCCTTGGCACATGCGCGGGCGATCGCCCGCACCTCAGGGACGCGCACACCGAGGAACGGCATCGTCGACTTCATGTACGCCTGCTGGCCGGGAGCACGCTCCGGATCCGCAGCCGCGCGCAGCGCATCGCGGATGTCTGCCGCGAGAGCGGCGGCGGGGTCGTGGCTCACGGGGCGATTCTAGGGTGCGGTGGCGGAGGGGACACATACGTCGTCAGGATGACCGGGATCAGTCCGCCGCCCGATGACCGGAAGCGGCGCCGGTTCCTACCGTGGAGATCATGCCCATATCTTCGCTCTCCCTCCGCCGTTCCCTCCCGCTGCTCATCGCGGCAGCGCTCGCCGTGCTCGTTCTGCTCGTCCCGGTTCCGGGAAGTCTCAGCGTCATCGGAACGCGTGAGCTCGCCTCTCTCGGCGCGGTCGTGCCGCACGTCGAGCTCGTGTGAGAGGTCCTCCTGGTGTTGCTTGCTCTCGCGACGGTGGCGAGCGTGACGCTGGCGTGGTTTCGGACTCCTGCGCGTCGACCGTCGCTCGCGGCGGGCGTGGCAGGCGTGGGTGTCGCCTACGCGGCGAGCGAGGCGCTGAAGATCCTCTTCACGCAGCCACGTCCCTGCAGTCGTTGGCCGATCGCCGCGGAATGCCCGCCCCCGGGGGACTGGTCACTTCCGTCCAATCACGGGACTCTGGCATTCGCCGCCGCGGTGGTGATCGCATTTGCCGCTGGGCGGAGCTGGGCGTCCTGGGCTGCCGTGGTGCTGGCTGTCCTGGTGGCGCTCGGACGCGTGGCCCAGGG
The DNA window shown above is from Microbacterium keratanolyticum and carries:
- a CDS encoding HU family DNA-binding protein — protein: MSTTIEPREKKTAESRISRTEFVQRAARRAKLPVRTMQAAYDALTEEIIDLVKAKNRVTLTGFGRFYQQPHKGHLAQASPGEKGSSTTRVPDYVVLKFSATRDANRRLSMTDEEAAAELLQKRRPVQRKTAAAGGQEG
- a CDS encoding sigma-70 family RNA polymerase sigma factor produces the protein MQTSTRDQWIIDSIPLVGYLARTVSGPVSSPHREALTTAGALALVGAADSFDPARDASFTAHAQSRILAAFATVARDAEVASLELRMPAAATPGAADVLGATLGRPLTVTEVAMVLGVDAVALREPTDDSGRVTVSFEDDAARQLLVSGMISPEVAAELDAAEGRLRGALDALPERLAHVMRGLYFEGRTAASLAEERGVGIADVLQERAQALRVLRGTVAARSDDDAAVQLDGEAAPVAPAKEAHYSQIAQRGRHLAQSLFPQRSPA
- a CDS encoding DNA alkylation repair protein encodes the protein MSHDPAAALAADIRDALRAAADPERAPGQQAYMKSTMPFLGVRVPEVRAIARACAKGHADAQVLRGAALSLWRTATHREERYAAQALLAARSLRGDLDLLPVHEEMIRAGGWWDHVDETAHRLAELLDAHPDVMAVEMRVWADDADFWMRRAAIISQLGRKSRTDRALLTDTIEANIRESEFFLRKAIGWALREYAKTDPAWVRTFVAQHPDLSPLSRREALKNLA
- a CDS encoding phosphatase PAP2 family protein produces the protein MLLALATVASVTLAWFRTPARRPSLAAGVAGVGVAYAASEALKILFTQPRPCSRWPIAAECPPPGDWSLPSNHGTLAFAAAVVIAFAAGRSWASWAAVVLAVLVALGRVAQGVHYLHDVAAGAFLGLVVTAGVALAVGRRDRVRSSSEHRP